The following proteins come from a genomic window of Corallococcus sp. NCRR:
- a CDS encoding putative metal-binding motif-containing protein, whose translation MYRLCLLGCVVFLAACGEKAPDEGAIRVSVTYGTFKPACLRVEAKDTKGHQDSTDIPAAQFKNPDKQEVLVAVRRKADWETALSLTVSSYTEAAGDRCTGEVVETRLSEQPVAVPAKAFARWDLRLSAEDSDKDGYLKGATWSKDPDCDDLNPDIHPGATETCGGTVDLNCNNLVGCQEANCWGTACDDGNACTLNDRCVGQGLEARCEPESTKTCPQPGGACQPRQECKPDTGVCETVSSPAGQSCDDGNKCTSEDKCDASGMCTGTPKSCTTTEQCFAAQGTCNTDTGACDFTPSPNTTPCQDNDRCTESDRCDGNGACVGTPKVCTPPVCQKVKQVCSATSDCEFEPDVNGLCTTSGGVPGVCQADLTCTPFPYRPYNFDPTSVVAADIGEIKTSGDITFNTADKSWNPTGAISTAASLKIVSMPQGPGNPPVLLIPVRTLELNGTLRISGPSPVILAVYGDVNLSQSILASGSITNPTAACGTAQGGNGSYAGKNGGGGGGAGNGTAGVDGGAGYNNSQKFGAAGTARPTSPEPLLGGCPGGNGGGNSGATAGTGGAGGGAIQLSVARNLTISKAVGAGGFGGQRGFGGGAGGGGSGGRVVLEAFQLTLNSSARVTANGGGGGRGGTSANNDGKDGANGSEDSASPAEGGDSGNDTGGNGGAGGTGTAGPVKGSDGTRDGFGTEGSGGGGGGAAGYIHLRSVQTCSLASGHLISPPATGGCTAP comes from the coding sequence ATGTATCGGCTCTGCCTGTTGGGATGTGTGGTGTTCCTGGCCGCCTGTGGGGAGAAGGCCCCCGACGAAGGCGCCATCCGAGTGTCCGTGACCTACGGCACCTTCAAGCCCGCGTGTCTGCGCGTGGAGGCGAAGGACACGAAGGGGCACCAGGACTCCACGGACATTCCGGCCGCCCAGTTCAAGAACCCGGACAAGCAGGAGGTCCTGGTCGCGGTGCGCCGCAAGGCGGACTGGGAGACGGCGCTGAGCCTCACGGTGTCGTCGTACACGGAGGCCGCGGGCGACCGGTGCACGGGCGAGGTCGTGGAGACGCGCCTTAGCGAGCAGCCCGTGGCCGTCCCCGCGAAGGCGTTCGCCCGGTGGGACCTCCGGCTCTCCGCCGAGGACAGCGACAAGGACGGGTACCTCAAGGGTGCCACCTGGTCGAAGGATCCCGACTGCGACGACCTGAACCCGGACATCCACCCTGGCGCCACCGAGACCTGCGGCGGCACGGTGGACCTCAACTGCAACAACCTGGTGGGCTGCCAGGAGGCGAACTGCTGGGGCACGGCATGCGACGACGGCAATGCGTGCACGCTGAACGACCGCTGTGTGGGCCAGGGCCTCGAGGCGCGGTGTGAGCCCGAGAGCACGAAAACCTGCCCCCAGCCTGGCGGCGCGTGCCAGCCACGTCAGGAGTGCAAGCCAGACACCGGCGTGTGCGAGACCGTCAGCTCCCCCGCGGGACAGAGCTGCGACGACGGCAACAAGTGCACGAGCGAAGACAAGTGCGATGCCAGCGGGATGTGCACGGGCACCCCGAAGTCGTGCACCACCACGGAGCAGTGCTTCGCGGCCCAGGGCACCTGCAACACGGACACCGGTGCCTGTGACTTCACGCCGAGCCCCAACACGACGCCCTGCCAGGACAACGACAGGTGCACCGAGTCGGACCGCTGTGATGGGAATGGGGCGTGCGTGGGAACACCCAAGGTCTGCACGCCGCCGGTGTGCCAGAAGGTCAAGCAGGTCTGCTCGGCCACGAGCGACTGCGAGTTCGAGCCTGACGTCAACGGACTCTGCACGACCTCGGGTGGAGTCCCCGGTGTGTGCCAGGCGGACCTCACGTGCACCCCGTTCCCCTACCGGCCCTACAACTTCGATCCGACCTCCGTCGTGGCCGCGGACATCGGTGAGATCAAGACCAGCGGGGACATCACCTTCAACACCGCCGACAAGAGCTGGAACCCCACGGGTGCTATCTCCACCGCGGCGTCGCTGAAGATCGTGAGCATGCCGCAGGGGCCCGGGAATCCGCCCGTGCTGCTCATCCCTGTGAGGACCCTCGAGCTGAACGGGACCCTGCGAATCAGTGGCCCCTCCCCCGTCATCCTGGCGGTCTACGGCGATGTGAACCTCAGCCAGTCCATCCTGGCCTCGGGCAGCATCACGAATCCCACCGCGGCCTGCGGCACCGCCCAGGGCGGCAACGGCAGTTACGCCGGCAAGAATGGCGGTGGCGGTGGCGGCGCGGGCAATGGCACGGCTGGCGTTGACGGAGGAGCGGGCTACAACAACAGCCAGAAGTTTGGCGCTGCGGGAACCGCCCGGCCCACCAGCCCCGAGCCCCTTCTGGGAGGCTGCCCGGGCGGTAACGGTGGCGGCAATAGTGGCGCCACCGCCGGCACGGGTGGAGCCGGTGGCGGCGCCATCCAGCTATCAGTCGCGCGCAACCTGACGATTTCCAAGGCCGTCGGCGCAGGCGGTTTCGGTGGCCAGAGAGGTTTCGGAGGGGGCGCGGGCGGCGGCGGTAGCGGCGGTCGGGTGGTGCTCGAAGCCTTCCAGTTGACGCTCAATTCGAGCGCCCGCGTCACTGCCAATGGCGGCGGTGGTGGCAGGGGGGGCACCAGCGCCAACAATGACGGCAAGGATGGAGCCAATGGCAGCGAGGACTCGGCGAGTCCGGCTGAGGGCGGCGACAGCGGGAACGACACTGGAGGAAACGGCGGCGCTGGCGGGACGGGCACGGCAGGTCCCGTCAAAGGCTCGGACGGCACCAGGGATGGCTTCGGCACCGAGGGCAGCGGCGGTGGTGGCGGTGGCGCCGCGGGCTATATCCACCTGCGCAGCGTCCAGACGTGCTCCCTCGCGAGTGGGCATCTCATCAGCCCTCCCGCCACGGGCGGTTGCACGGCGCCCTGA